One window of Halorubrum sp. CBA1229 genomic DNA carries:
- a CDS encoding mannonate dehydratase, with the protein MSQLGVEDVFVDVVSPGYQADAYPDDIESEEARHLELSPESIPSVDRLRELKVHLAEFDLRFAGIHSLHYGMYGNIMFDRPGREQQLEAITTLLERLGDAGIDTLGYQWNPRGVVPMRTEFEASVRGGATATRWDESDLGEIETPPGELERTYTEAECWENYEAFLEAALPVAEEAGVRMALHPADPPVYEEIGGVPRLFRNVAGFERAMSTVPSDAHGLKLCLGCFSEMGEDIPGVIRTFGDDIVFVHFRDVVETVPEFTETFLDEGNFDQFEAVEALQEVGFDGPLLLDHVPELEGDTEWRHRSRAYGAGYLRCLVDGVRRS; encoded by the coding sequence ATGTCCCAGCTCGGCGTCGAAGACGTCTTCGTCGACGTCGTGTCCCCGGGATACCAGGCGGACGCGTACCCCGACGACATCGAGTCCGAAGAGGCGAGACATCTCGAACTGTCGCCCGAGTCGATCCCGTCGGTCGATCGTCTTCGAGAGCTCAAAGTGCACCTCGCGGAGTTCGATCTCCGGTTCGCCGGAATCCATTCGCTTCACTACGGGATGTACGGGAACATTATGTTCGACCGGCCGGGTCGCGAGCAGCAACTCGAGGCGATCACGACGCTGCTCGAGCGGTTGGGCGATGCGGGGATCGACACGCTGGGGTACCAGTGGAATCCCCGCGGGGTGGTTCCGATGCGGACGGAGTTCGAGGCGTCCGTGCGGGGCGGTGCAACGGCGACTCGGTGGGACGAGAGTGATCTCGGCGAGATAGAGACGCCACCGGGTGAACTCGAGCGGACGTACACGGAGGCCGAGTGCTGGGAGAACTACGAAGCGTTTCTCGAAGCCGCCCTTCCGGTCGCCGAGGAGGCCGGAGTCCGTATGGCGCTTCATCCGGCCGACCCGCCGGTGTACGAGGAGATCGGCGGCGTCCCGCGGCTGTTCCGGAACGTCGCCGGCTTCGAGCGAGCGATGTCAACGGTCCCAAGCGACGCTCACGGGCTCAAACTCTGTCTGGGCTGTTTCTCCGAGATGGGTGAAGACATTCCGGGCGTGATACGGACGTTCGGTGACGACATCGTGTTCGTTCACTTCCGAGACGTCGTGGAGACGGTCCCCGAGTTTACCGAGACATTCCTCGACGAGGGGAATTTCGACCAGTTCGAGGCGGTCGAGGCGCTACAGGAGGTGGGATTCGACGGTCCGCTGTTACTCGATCACGTTCCGGAACTGGAGGGCGACACCGAGTGGCGCCATCGCTCCCGCGCCTACGGAGCTGGCTACCTCCGCTGTCTCGTCGATGGGGTTCGACGTTCGTGA
- a CDS encoding aldehyde dehydrogenase family protein codes for MSLVNLYVDGEWIPAADGERFAVENPADVTETVNEYAKGGTSDAERAVEAASEAQPDWESTPAPERGSILRDAAATLEDKKDVLTERLTHEEGKTLSEADPEVQRAIDIFYYYAEKAFDDGGTRKNPSGGRTSLYTVREPLGVAGLITPWNYPIAIPAWKIAPALATGNTVVLKPASNAPGAAAAIVRALEDAGIPDGVINFVPGSGSDVGEVLTTHETVDLVSFTGSSDVGHHVYEQATEDTKRAQAEMGGKNPALVTANADLERAVEAVGAGAFGVTGQACTACSRAIVHTDLYDEFVERIVEYAESIDVGPGLDDPGMGPHVTQSELDSTLDYVDVGVSEGSTLETGGERLEDDDLSDGYFVSPAVFTEVDPETRLFQEEIFGPVLAVTEVKDFDEGVEVANDSQYGLSASIITDDLEEAHAFVDRSECGVVKINEKTTGLDLHVPFGGVKDSSTNTHREQGDAGMDFFTQTKTVYLNT; via the coding sequence ATGAGCCTTGTCAACCTGTACGTTGACGGAGAGTGGATTCCCGCGGCGGATGGTGAGCGATTCGCTGTCGAGAACCCGGCAGACGTGACTGAGACGGTAAACGAGTACGCCAAAGGCGGGACGAGCGACGCCGAACGGGCGGTAGAGGCGGCGTCTGAGGCACAACCGGACTGGGAATCGACACCGGCACCCGAACGCGGATCGATCCTGCGAGACGCCGCCGCAACTCTCGAAGACAAAAAAGATGTCCTGACCGAGCGGTTGACTCACGAGGAGGGTAAGACGCTTTCGGAGGCCGATCCGGAGGTCCAACGCGCGATCGACATCTTCTATTATTACGCGGAGAAGGCCTTCGACGACGGAGGGACCCGGAAGAACCCGAGCGGCGGTCGCACGTCCCTCTACACGGTCCGGGAACCGCTTGGTGTCGCTGGGTTGATCACGCCGTGGAACTATCCGATCGCGATCCCCGCCTGGAAGATTGCGCCGGCACTAGCGACCGGAAACACGGTCGTGCTCAAGCCGGCCTCGAACGCGCCTGGCGCCGCCGCGGCAATCGTCCGCGCTCTAGAGGATGCCGGTATCCCAGATGGGGTGATCAACTTCGTTCCCGGTTCGGGAAGCGACGTGGGCGAGGTCCTCACGACTCACGAAACCGTTGACCTGGTTTCGTTCACTGGGAGTTCCGACGTCGGCCACCATGTCTACGAGCAGGCGACCGAGGATACGAAGCGTGCACAGGCCGAGATGGGGGGCAAGAACCCTGCACTGGTCACGGCGAACGCAGATCTCGAGAGAGCTGTCGAAGCCGTTGGCGCCGGTGCGTTCGGCGTGACAGGGCAGGCGTGTACCGCTTGCTCGCGCGCTATCGTTCACACCGACCTCTACGACGAGTTCGTCGAGAGAATTGTCGAGTACGCCGAATCGATCGATGTCGGTCCCGGACTGGACGATCCGGGTATGGGGCCGCACGTCACCCAGAGCGAACTCGACTCCACGCTAGATTACGTCGACGTCGGGGTCAGCGAAGGATCGACGCTCGAAACCGGGGGCGAACGCCTGGAGGACGACGATCTATCCGACGGGTACTTCGTGTCGCCGGCAGTCTTCACCGAAGTCGACCCCGAGACGCGTCTGTTTCAGGAGGAAATCTTCGGACCGGTTCTCGCAGTGACGGAGGTCAAAGATTTCGACGAGGGTGTCGAAGTCGCCAACGACAGTCAGTACGGTCTCTCTGCGAGCATCATCACCGATGACCTCGAAGAAGCACACGCGTTCGTCGACCGATCCGAGTGTGGTGTCGTTAAGATCAACGAGAAGACGACTGGATTGGACTTACACGTCCCGTTCGGTGGTGTGAAGGACTCTTCGACGAATACCCATCGCGAGCAGGGCGACGCCGGTATGGACTTCTTCACTCAGACGAAGACCGTCTATCTGAATACGTGA
- the eno gene encoding phosphopyruvate hydratase: MAEIKRVEATEILDCRLEPTLRVTVATDKTVGRADVPCGRSRGRHEAVDLRDGGDRYDGLGVQSAVENVEERIAPVLIGHDVLQQRLLDELMIELDGTPQKSNLGGNATTGVSLAILKCAANDREVPLYKYIGGANAHTLPVPFFDLIEGGELAAGELAFQEHQIVPTGAESFSDAVQISAEVYYELGDQLAANYGVRSRNVGFEGGYTPGDMADPRDAFEAELQAIAELGYEDKFMLAADVAATHFYDEDAETYELMGKAYTRGELIDFYEKLTDTYPIVSLEDPLGEADFDGFQTLTDALDIQVIGDDLFVTDPDRLQHGIDQGAANALLLKVNQVGTVTEALDAASMAFRHGYGVQVSERSGQTPDTWLADLAVGLDAGQIKTGVTRSERTEQYNRILEIESNDTGSEYAAGLPGYQ, encoded by the coding sequence ATGGCAGAAATCAAACGTGTGGAGGCAACAGAGATTTTGGACTGTCGTCTAGAACCCACGCTCAGGGTGACAGTAGCAACAGATAAGACAGTCGGACGCGCTGATGTCCCATGCGGTCGCTCGCGTGGTCGACACGAAGCGGTTGACCTCCGTGACGGAGGCGACCGATACGACGGTCTCGGCGTCCAGTCCGCGGTCGAGAACGTCGAAGAGCGGATCGCACCAGTCTTAATCGGTCACGATGTTTTACAACAGCGACTCCTCGACGAGTTGATGATCGAACTCGATGGGACGCCGCAGAAATCGAACCTCGGTGGGAACGCGACGACGGGCGTCTCGCTTGCGATCCTCAAGTGTGCGGCGAACGACCGAGAGGTCCCATTATACAAATATATCGGCGGTGCGAACGCACACACCTTGCCAGTTCCATTCTTCGACCTCATCGAAGGCGGGGAACTTGCGGCCGGTGAACTTGCGTTCCAAGAGCACCAAATCGTCCCGACAGGCGCAGAATCGTTCTCTGATGCCGTCCAAATCAGTGCCGAGGTGTACTATGAACTTGGTGATCAACTCGCGGCGAATTACGGCGTTCGCTCGCGTAACGTCGGCTTCGAGGGCGGGTACACTCCGGGTGACATGGCAGACCCGCGCGATGCTTTCGAAGCCGAACTACAGGCGATAGCAGAACTCGGCTATGAAGACAAGTTTATGCTTGCGGCCGACGTCGCCGCGACCCATTTCTACGACGAGGACGCGGAGACGTACGAGTTGATGGGGAAGGCGTATACTCGCGGCGAATTAATCGACTTCTATGAGAAGTTGACTGATACGTATCCGATCGTCTCGCTAGAGGACCCTCTCGGAGAGGCTGACTTCGACGGTTTCCAAACGTTGACCGACGCACTCGATATACAGGTGATTGGCGACGATCTCTTCGTCACCGATCCCGACCGACTCCAGCATGGTATCGATCAGGGGGCAGCGAACGCGTTACTATTGAAGGTCAATCAGGTGGGAACGGTGACCGAGGCGCTCGACGCGGCCTCAATGGCCTTCCGGCACGGTTACGGGGTCCAAGTGTCAGAACGGTCCGGCCAGACGCCGGATACCTGGCTCGCGGACCTAGCCGTGGGCCTTGACGCCGGCCAGATCAAGACCGGCGTGACGAGGAGCGAACGGACGGAACAGTACAATCGGATCCTCGAGATCGAATCAAACGACACGGGTTCGGAGTATGCGGCCGGACTCCCAGGATACCAGTGA
- a CDS encoding DUF4147 domain-containing protein, translating to MIENGAMLTDHGNRVARSSLIEVCEGTLTRIHPESLVMAQVERDDNTLVVDGKQYDLADLDRIFVIGAGKGSAAVVNAVRGQIGDQLTDGVVVEKHGQATSIAGVSVVEAGHPIPDESGLTATESVLALADRADENDLVIVCITGGTSAQLVAPPDGVSLVDLATLTESMLYAGLPIEEINAVRKHVSNVKGGRLLERILPATCISLVIVDEVAGEPWGPTVLDETTYKDAVEVLRKRSLWDAAPKSIRAHLKGGLHGVVTETPGPTDIQAARGQTVVLAGATDLCDAAMTEAEQLGFNATVLSSVLEGESRTVGTVLAAVAREIAERDRPIETPCVVISGGETTVTVEDEAGRGGPNQELALQFAIQTAERDDLALMAIGTDGTDGPTDIAGGLVDGTTAGRALERNISLFDHVHHHDSSPALEELGDAVRTGTTGTNVMDLRLLLIE from the coding sequence ATGATCGAGAACGGAGCAATGCTCACGGATCATGGGAACCGAGTCGCGCGTTCGTCGCTGATAGAGGTCTGCGAGGGTACCCTAACACGGATCCATCCGGAGTCGCTCGTCATGGCGCAAGTTGAGCGGGACGACAATACACTCGTAGTCGACGGGAAACAATACGACTTGGCTGACTTGGATAGAATCTTCGTCATCGGGGCGGGCAAAGGGTCGGCGGCCGTGGTTAACGCGGTCAGAGGTCAGATAGGCGACCAACTGACCGACGGAGTCGTCGTAGAGAAGCACGGACAGGCGACATCTATTGCCGGTGTTTCCGTGGTAGAGGCGGGCCATCCGATACCAGACGAGAGCGGACTCACTGCTACAGAATCAGTGTTGGCCCTAGCGGACCGTGCCGACGAGAACGACTTGGTAATCGTTTGTATCACGGGTGGTACCTCCGCACAGTTGGTGGCACCGCCAGATGGCGTCTCGCTCGTGGATCTAGCTACTCTCACCGAGTCAATGTTGTATGCTGGCCTGCCTATCGAGGAGATCAACGCCGTCAGAAAACACGTCTCGAACGTCAAGGGCGGTCGTCTGCTTGAACGTATTCTGCCAGCAACGTGTATCTCGTTGGTCATCGTCGACGAGGTGGCCGGCGAGCCGTGGGGGCCGACTGTCCTAGACGAGACGACATACAAAGATGCTGTTGAGGTATTGCGCAAGCGTTCGCTGTGGGATGCCGCGCCGAAGTCAATCCGGGCTCATCTAAAGGGTGGTCTGCATGGGGTCGTGACCGAGACGCCAGGACCAACCGATATACAGGCAGCTCGAGGGCAAACCGTGGTGCTGGCAGGCGCAACTGACCTCTGTGATGCCGCAATGACTGAAGCCGAGCAACTCGGGTTCAACGCGACAGTGCTCTCCAGCGTTCTCGAGGGTGAGAGCCGAACGGTTGGGACTGTCCTTGCGGCCGTAGCCCGTGAAATTGCCGAACGTGACAGGCCAATAGAGACGCCCTGTGTCGTCATCTCGGGTGGCGAGACGACCGTCACCGTTGAGGACGAAGCCGGGAGAGGCGGCCCTAATCAAGAACTAGCTCTCCAGTTTGCCATCCAGACGGCCGAAAGAGATGACTTGGCGCTCATGGCTATCGGAACTGACGGGACTGACGGACCTACCGACATCGCTGGGGGACTCGTTGATGGGACGACTGCGGGCAGAGCGCTGGAGCGCAATATCAGCCTCTTCGACCACGTACACCACCACGACAGTTCGCCCGCTCTTGAGGAACTCGGGGACGCCGTCCGGACTGGGACCACCGGCACGAACGTGATGGACTTGCGGTTGTTACTGATCGAGTAG
- a CDS encoding IS110 family transposase, with protein sequence MYYLGIDLHKDESHVAALDDDAEVVEEIRVANANLDEVAEEYAGVKAAIEATSNYYTVYDTLDEHLDVVVADPSQTKAIGYAEVKNDRLDAKLLAQLRRAGMIAESYVPSEELRECRALVRRRKRLVEKRTDFKNEVHSLLDKHGITSDWDPFNVNGRDILAIEDVSLGVVGDQLMESFLSIINELTAQIEELEELIEETAASLEETQLLMTIPGVSFYSSLLITSENGEIDRFDEAKQVVSYAGLDPVVRESSDSRTEGSISKRGSGDLRWVLVQCVQTVVHRCNDPYLGRFYARLKQRKNHQIAIVATARKLLVSILHMLEREEVYNPPEVSG encoded by the coding sequence ATGTACTACCTCGGAATCGACCTTCACAAGGACGAATCACACGTCGCCGCTTTGGACGACGATGCCGAGGTTGTCGAAGAGATTCGCGTCGCAAACGCGAATCTCGACGAAGTTGCCGAAGAATACGCCGGAGTCAAAGCCGCAATCGAAGCAACCAGCAACTACTACACGGTCTACGACACCCTCGACGAACATCTTGACGTGGTTGTCGCAGATCCGAGCCAAACCAAGGCGATTGGCTATGCTGAAGTGAAAAACGACCGGCTCGACGCGAAGTTGCTCGCGCAACTTCGCCGAGCCGGCATGATCGCTGAGAGTTACGTCCCGTCCGAGGAGCTCCGAGAGTGCCGCGCACTCGTGCGCCGCCGGAAGCGATTAGTTGAGAAACGTACGGACTTCAAAAACGAAGTCCACTCTCTCCTCGACAAACACGGGATCACCTCCGACTGGGATCCATTTAATGTGAACGGGCGAGACATCCTCGCTATCGAGGATGTCTCGCTCGGTGTAGTCGGGGATCAGCTGATGGAGTCGTTCCTCTCGATCATCAACGAGTTAACCGCTCAAATCGAGGAACTCGAAGAATTGATCGAAGAAACCGCTGCGTCTCTGGAGGAGACGCAGCTGTTGATGACGATTCCCGGCGTGAGTTTCTACTCATCGTTGCTGATCACTTCGGAGAATGGTGAGATCGACCGATTCGACGAGGCAAAGCAGGTGGTGAGCTATGCGGGACTGGATCCGGTCGTCCGCGAGTCAAGCGACTCGCGGACTGAAGGATCGATCTCGAAGCGTGGAAGTGGAGACTTACGCTGGGTCCTCGTTCAGTGTGTTCAAACAGTGGTTCACCGGTGTAACGATCCATATCTTGGCCGGTTCTACGCTCGGTTGAAACAGCGGAAGAACCACCAGATAGCGATTGTCGCAACAGCGCGGAAACTACTCGTGTCGATCTTACACATGCTGGAGCGTGAGGAGGTGTATAATCCACCAGAGGTGAGTGGCTGA
- a CDS encoding orc1/cdc6 family replication initiation protein translates to MDIDDSDDLSEDPGSLEDEPPAHSDVVSTAEVESQSESAAGSDTDQSATESTDASQQSIEDMLLEFDEQQGLIRDRSLLDPNFVVKEDRIVGRDEQLQEVTKMLRVALGDNRPPNLFLYGPSGTGKSLITKAVCHNISRICDSRDIQFGTIEVNCQDLDTLGVAVYELAQQAADEAGVEVRVPKHGVATKEKWDELYRIVNANFDSVVFVLDELDMLVGRRDKQDPAFSRLLYQLSRAGANDDLDAYISVVAISNDTKMMEAVGSRAVSSFTPEDVHFDDYDADQLKAILRRRQDAFHDDVIDDDVIPLAAAFAAQTHGDARKAIDLMRVAGELAEREGDARVREEHVRAAQAKVEKNRVLEVVRGISTQKKLCLYATAAVASQAPDGTARSTTGYRLYQYLTDAIDADQYHQETYVNKMKELTTYSLVDFKRRSHGPSSGMFLEFQFGERPETILETLREDSRIEIVSEDEVDSVVKAQIRNQT, encoded by the coding sequence ATGGATATCGACGATTCCGATGATCTCTCTGAGGATCCGGGATCGCTGGAGGATGAACCTCCGGCACACTCTGATGTGGTGAGCACCGCGGAGGTTGAATCCCAATCAGAGTCTGCTGCTGGGAGTGATACCGATCAGTCGGCGACCGAGTCGACTGACGCGTCTCAACAATCAATCGAGGACATGCTGCTAGAGTTCGACGAACAACAGGGGCTCATCCGCGATCGATCACTGCTTGATCCCAATTTTGTCGTTAAAGAGGACCGCATCGTCGGTCGTGACGAACAGCTCCAAGAGGTTACGAAGATGCTCCGTGTCGCGCTCGGCGACAACCGTCCGCCGAACTTGTTTTTGTATGGCCCGTCGGGAACGGGGAAATCACTCATCACCAAAGCTGTCTGTCACAACATTAGCCGCATCTGTGATTCCCGAGACATCCAATTTGGGACGATCGAGGTAAACTGCCAAGACCTGGATACGCTCGGTGTTGCCGTGTATGAACTCGCCCAACAGGCGGCAGACGAGGCTGGCGTCGAGGTCCGCGTCCCGAAACACGGTGTGGCGACGAAAGAAAAATGGGATGAGTTGTACCGAATCGTGAATGCAAACTTCGACTCAGTCGTGTTCGTGCTTGACGAGCTGGATATGCTCGTCGGTCGGCGTGATAAACAGGACCCTGCGTTCTCACGCCTGCTGTATCAGCTCTCTCGAGCCGGTGCGAACGACGACCTCGACGCGTACATTTCGGTTGTTGCTATCTCAAACGATACGAAAATGATGGAGGCCGTGGGGAGTCGGGCAGTCAGTTCCTTCACCCCGGAAGACGTCCATTTCGATGATTACGACGCGGACCAGCTCAAGGCTATTCTACGGCGACGTCAAGACGCGTTCCACGATGATGTCATCGATGACGACGTGATCCCGCTTGCAGCTGCCTTCGCCGCGCAAACGCATGGTGACGCACGGAAAGCCATCGATCTGATGCGCGTGGCCGGCGAGCTTGCGGAACGGGAGGGTGACGCTCGGGTTCGTGAAGAACACGTTCGTGCCGCCCAGGCGAAAGTCGAAAAGAACCGTGTGTTAGAGGTCGTCCGCGGGATCAGCACCCAAAAGAAACTCTGTCTGTACGCGACAGCCGCCGTCGCGTCACAGGCACCCGATGGGACGGCACGGAGTACGACGGGATACCGCCTGTACCAGTATCTGACTGACGCGATCGACGCCGATCAGTACCATCAAGAAACGTACGTGAACAAAATGAAAGAACTCACGACGTATTCTCTCGTCGACTTCAAACGGCGGAGCCACGGCCCCAGCTCCGGAATGTTCCTCGAATTCCAATTCGGCGAACGGCCGGAAACGATCCTTGAGACGCTGCGTGAGGACTCTCGGATTGAAATAGTCTCTGAAGACGAGGTCGACTCTGTCGTCAAAGCACAGATCAGAAACCAGACGTAA
- a CDS encoding IS6 family transposase: MLSFDRLSGDSGRTELDFLEREATPEQAMKLGIRPHSAELPFLDIFLVLEKLGVDRHRTTVHRWVQKADLQPTDGADPNHVAVDETVIQLNSERYWLYATVDPDTNRLLHVRLHPTKTNAISSMFLSELREKHQVDNAVFLVDGAPWLQAACHRHGLRFQHVTHGNRNAVERVFREVKRQTKQFSNMFSHVEPSTAENWLQAFAFAWNQLI, translated from the coding sequence ATGCTCTCGTTCGATCGCCTCAGCGGCGATAGCGGTCGTACCGAGTTAGATTTTCTGGAGCGAGAGGCGACACCCGAGCAGGCGATGAAGCTCGGTATTCGACCCCATTCGGCTGAATTACCATTTTTGGATATATTTTTAGTTCTTGAGAAGTTGGGTGTCGATCGCCATCGGACCACCGTTCATCGGTGGGTACAGAAAGCTGATCTACAGCCGACAGACGGTGCTGATCCGAATCACGTCGCGGTCGATGAAACCGTGATTCAGCTCAATTCTGAACGATATTGGCTGTACGCTACCGTCGATCCCGACACCAACCGCCTGCTCCACGTCCGACTGCATCCGACGAAAACCAACGCGATCTCCTCGATGTTTCTCTCGGAACTGCGTGAGAAACATCAGGTTGACAACGCGGTCTTTCTCGTTGACGGTGCTCCGTGGCTGCAGGCGGCCTGCCATCGTCATGGGCTCCGATTCCAACACGTTACACATGGGAATCGGAATGCCGTCGAACGTGTCTTTCGCGAAGTAAAACGACAAACAAAACAGTTCTCAAATATGTTTAGCCACGTCGAACCGAGTACCGCTGAAAATTGGCTCCAGGCGTTCGCCTTCGCATGGAACCAGCTTATCTAA
- a CDS encoding tubulin/FtsZ family protein, with amino-acid sequence MKLALIGVGQAGGKVVDEFLAYDARTGADIVRGAIAVNTAKADLQGIDRLPKDRRILIGQSRVKGHGVGADNELGAEVAEEDIDEIQGALDSVPVHEIDAFLVVAGLGGGTGSGGAPVIAKNLKRIYTEPVYGLGILPGSDEGGIYTLNAARSLKTFVDEVDNLMLFDNDAWRSSGESVGEGFDAINNELVQRFGVLFSAGEITNGSDVAESVVDSSEIINTLKGGGISSLGYADVSVDEPERKGLLSRLRGDMDDGIDSTEATNRITSLVRKATLGRLTLPCEVNGTERALLVVAGPPAYLNRKGIEHGRKWLEEQTGSMEVRGGDYPRRGEGTVAALVLLGGVTNVPRVKELQQVAIEAQQNLGEITDESADRFAELMDSDGELESLF; translated from the coding sequence ATGAAACTTGCATTAATTGGGGTCGGACAGGCAGGTGGGAAGGTGGTCGACGAGTTCTTGGCCTACGACGCACGGACCGGTGCAGATATCGTTCGTGGAGCGATCGCGGTCAACACGGCGAAAGCGGATCTCCAAGGCATCGACCGCCTCCCGAAGGACCGCCGCATCCTGATCGGGCAATCACGAGTAAAGGGCCACGGCGTGGGCGCGGACAACGAACTGGGCGCAGAGGTTGCTGAAGAGGACATCGACGAGATTCAAGGGGCACTCGACTCGGTGCCAGTCCACGAGATTGATGCGTTCCTCGTCGTCGCGGGACTCGGTGGGGGTACGGGATCGGGTGGCGCGCCCGTCATCGCCAAGAACCTCAAGCGGATCTACACCGAACCTGTGTATGGGCTCGGTATCCTGCCCGGGAGCGACGAGGGTGGGATCTACACACTGAACGCCGCCCGATCGCTCAAAACGTTCGTCGATGAGGTGGACAATCTCATGCTGTTTGACAACGACGCGTGGCGCAGTTCGGGTGAGTCTGTCGGCGAGGGGTTCGATGCGATCAACAACGAGCTCGTCCAGCGGTTTGGTGTGCTCTTCAGTGCGGGCGAGATAACGAACGGAAGCGACGTCGCTGAGAGTGTCGTCGACTCCTCAGAGATCATCAATACGCTCAAAGGCGGCGGGATCTCCTCGTTGGGCTACGCCGATGTCAGCGTGGACGAACCGGAGCGGAAAGGGTTGCTCTCGCGACTCCGTGGCGATATGGATGATGGGATAGACAGTACAGAAGCCACAAACCGGATTACAAGTCTCGTCCGGAAGGCGACGCTGGGTCGACTCACCTTACCCTGTGAAGTGAACGGGACAGAGCGGGCGTTGCTTGTCGTCGCCGGCCCACCGGCGTACCTCAACCGGAAAGGAATCGAACACGGTCGCAAGTGGCTCGAAGAACAGACCGGCTCGATGGAGGTCCGTGGTGGTGACTATCCGCGGCGTGGGGAAGGGACGGTCGCAGCGCTCGTGTTGCTCGGCGGCGTGACGAACGTCCCGCGGGTGAAAGAACTCCAACAGGTCGCGATTGAGGCTCAACAGAATCTCGGTGAGATTACTGACGAGAGCGCAGACCGCTTTGCGGAGCTGATGGATAGTGACGGAGAACTGGAGTCGCTGTTTTGA
- a CDS encoding class I SAM-dependent methyltransferase, which yields MDLHSVQNTWTDRAGEYSPAYYAHHGPNDTSTVIRDILSGHLPRDATVLELGCGSGRHLKHLASGGFENLSGVDINAEAFDTMRETYPTLAADGTFHCGPIEDIIGDFDDGQFDAVYSVETLQHLHPDVEWVFKEVARVTNNVLVTAEIEEPIRDSSSPDPDVNYVDKETPLYYRDWSRIFTAFDLVEVDVVHGDRDTIRTFRVSD from the coding sequence GTGGATCTTCATTCCGTCCAAAACACATGGACAGACCGGGCGGGCGAATACTCACCAGCGTACTACGCACATCACGGTCCGAATGACACGAGTACCGTAATTCGCGATATTCTCAGCGGACACCTTCCTCGTGACGCAACGGTTCTCGAACTCGGGTGTGGGTCTGGCCGTCACCTCAAACACCTCGCTAGCGGCGGCTTCGAAAACCTCTCAGGCGTCGACATCAACGCCGAGGCATTCGACACGATGCGAGAGACCTATCCCACACTTGCCGCCGACGGAACGTTTCACTGCGGCCCGATAGAGGATATAATCGGTGACTTCGACGATGGACAGTTTGATGCGGTGTATTCGGTCGAAACGCTCCAACACCTCCATCCTGATGTCGAGTGGGTCTTCAAGGAGGTCGCTCGAGTCACGAACAACGTCTTGGTCACAGCGGAGATCGAGGAACCAATTCGTGACTCATCGTCGCCTGACCCAGACGTGAACTACGTCGACAAGGAGACTCCCCTATACTACCGAGATTGGAGCCGTATCTTCACCGCGTTCGATCTCGTGGAGGTCGACGTCGTCCATGGCGACAGGGACACCATACGAACTTTTCGCGTGTCCGACTAA